AGCTTCCTTCGGCGTTCCGGTCGATGCGGTCCGGCGGATCACCGGAGATGACCAGGTCGTATATACGCCAGGGACATCCTCTTATGAGGTGGACTGGCAGGCGCTGGAGCTTGCGATGCAGGCAGCGGTGCCCACCCGATTGGCCGCTGACGGCACACTTCAGGATAAGCAGATTCAGCTGGAGGTCCCCCTTGCTGTCAAGCAGCCGAAGATCACGCTACAGGCGCTCAAGGATCAGGGCATCGATCGCAAAATCGTCCAGTTCAGCACCTCCCTCGGGGCCAGCGGCCCCGGACGCAGCTTCAATGTAGAGGCCGCCGCCAAAGCCGTGAACGGCACGGTGCTGCCGCCGAATGCGGTTTTTGATTACGGAAAAGCGATCCAGAAGGCCCAGACCGAATACGGCTTCCGCGAAGCCCCGGTCATCGTGAACGGCAAGCTCCAGCCCGGCACGGGCGGGGGGATCTGCCAGGTCTCCAGCACCCTGTATAATGCCGCGCTGCGCTCCGGGCTTGAGATTGTAGAGCGGCGCAACCACTCGCTTCCGGTCAGCTATCTGCCGAAGGGGCAGGATGCCACTTTTGCCGAGGGGTATATTAATTTCCGCTTCCGCAACAACACCGGCAAATATCTGATCATCAAATCCGAAGTCCAGGGGCGCACGCTGACCATCAAGCTGTTCGGCACGTTCCCGAAGAACGTCAACTATTCCATTGAATCCAGAACCGTCGAGGTGCTGCCCCCCACGGATAAATATGTGAGCGATGCCTCGCTCCCCAAGGGCGGAACCCGGGTACTGCTTGCCGGTAAAACCGGCTATGTAGTCGAAACTTACATTACCCGCCATGTGGATGGTGCAGCGGTAGAGAGAAATCTGCTCTCCCGCGATACCTATTACGCCCAGAAACGTATCATCGCCATCAACCGCGGCGGGATGAGCCAATCCGCTCAGCCTGAATCCCCGCGCAGACAGCTGGTCGAGGACGGAGTGAAGGGGCGGTAACGCCCGGTTCCTTGAAGTGTATGGACAAACAGAAACGGCTGTGCTCACCTTGTGACAAGGTCGGCACAGCCGTTATTTATGAAGCATTAGTCGAAGCCTGAAGCTGCTGCTTAGAAAAGGGTATCCGGCGACATATCAATTCTCCAGTAGCCGCTCACCTTCTTCAGCTTCACTGTCACTACTTCGGAAGACCCGTTCGGCCCTTCCGCAGGTACAGTCAGTTCGAACACTGCCGCTTGTGCAGTCTTGGAGACCATCCGTGCAGTCGCTCTAGAGAAATCCAGCGAGTTACCCAGATCGGCATTGACCTGCGCCATTCTGCCCTCGTGCTCCAGGAACTGTGTCTGTGCGTAGAAGGCCGCCGCATTATGCGTGAATCCCTTCTTGATGTAGCTCATCAGCTGCTGCTTCGAACCCAGATCACTGGACAGATAGCGGTACTCCTGTGCTTTATAAGTGAACAGCTCGGGGCTGAATACATTGCCTCCCCGGCTGGCATACGTATATAGCTTCTTGGCATGAACCACCAGCGGAACAACGCTCCGTTCAGTGAGATTGTTAATGGTAGCCGGCCCTTCCTTGCCCGGTGCAGACGCCGCAACCGTTCTTACGCCCTCAATACTTGCTACCGGTGAAGCCGCAAGCGCTCCGCCCCCTGCAGAGACAAGACCCAGTGATAATGCCAGTGAACCGATCATCCATTTTTTGTTCATCTTGAATGCCTCCTCATATTCCTGTGTGGTAGCCTGAAGCCTACTTCAGACTAAGCTGCTGCGATAATTACTCTATAACATTACAATAGCCCGTAAGCTGTAATACCCAAACCACCCGGGGGTATAAACGGGTAATGGGGGAAAAGCGTAAAAAAACTCTGCCCTCGTGAAAACGGGGGGGCAGAGTTGGTGGAGGTGCGAAGGAAACAGCCTAATTACTAGACTTAGGTACTGTTGCTTCAAAGTATGCAGTAAAGGACACATTTGCCGTTAGGATACTGCCCGGTTTCATCCGAGTAGGGAACTCGTAGGGTTGTTGGAAGGAGAAGGAGTCTACAGCAAGAATACGCGGCAGGTCATGAAGCTGCTTCAACCATTCCTTAATCTCTGCATAACTCCCTTGTACAATAGCAGCCATTTTGATCTCTCTCAAGCTGCCCGCTGCCTCGGGGATGATCCCGGTCCAGGGGCTAATTTCATTAGATTCTGTCTGCGAGAATCCGATATCCTTCAGTCTGGCATGTGAACTGGTTCCAATCCGCTGTAAGGCCAGGATTAGCGCTTCGCTGTCATCTCCTTGAGGAATTCCTGCCAGTAGAGTATCCTCACTTGAATCTGTTCCCTGCTCTTCACTCTTAAGCTCGTTAATCTTATTTGTAAGAATTCCCTTCTCCTGCTCCAGCAATGAGAACTCATTGTCTTGCATAGCTATATCGTTTTTTACCGGGCGTATGGCGAACATATAGAAGCCAAAGAGAATCAGGAACAGGACTAGCAATGCCAGCACAATGGCTGAACGGTATTTATTAATTTGCTCCACTGCTGTCCTCCCCTCCTTCTGACGGACTCTGGGCCTGAGCACTTTGCTCCACTACAGGTGCCATGTTCACCCTGAAGGCTGCGGTATATTTAGCAACAGAGTTACCGGAATTCTCAGTGCCTTCTGTCAGCTTCTGAATGGAAGCCCCTTTGGAGAAAGACATCTGACGTAATGCAGTTAAGTAGACTGTACTATGCTCCATTGCCGTGAAATTCACCGACAGAATAATCTCGCTATGGTACGAATATTTAATATCTCTGATGACTCCGCCATAAGGAAGACTTGCCTCTAATTCATCCAGAACAGCAGCAGCATCTACACGGCTGGCAGACATGGCTTCAATGATAACCGCACGGTCAAGCCCACCTCCTGAAGAGTTACGGCCGTTAAGTCCGGCTAATTCCGTCTGGAGCATGGCATTCTGATCCTGATAAGCTAATATCTGTTCGCCCCGCTCTGCATATTCTCCTTGAACAGAGGCATACAATACGCCCGAACCAACCAAACCCAGAATCCATATTGCTGCTAAAGAGATAGCGATATAAGGAAATATAATCGTCTCACGGTCTTCGCGGGGTAACAGGTTAATGCTCCGTATCTTACTGTCACGCAGAGCTGCTCCGGCAGCGGTTCTGTAGTCATTAAGAGTGCTGTCCGGCTTCGCGCCTTGTGAGAATTGGTTAACGGCAATAGGGGCAATAGCCATCTCTTGAAGTGCGGCTTGAAGCTCCTCCTGTAACTGTACACGCATCTCTGGAGAGCCGGTAATCAGGATCTCTGAGATTCGCGTCGAGCCGTCATGCAGACTGTATTGATAGAAGCTGAGCATCCGGGAGATTTCCGCTGTAATTTCAACGACTTGCTCCGTAGTGAGGTGTTCTTGTGCCGTTGCTGCAATCTCCGCTGCTGCAAGAAATGGTATGTTCTCTTGTAGATTCACATGCTTCTCTTGCGACAGATCGATCAGATCTATGGTTCTCATAAATACAGGATGACCACTACGGAACATA
This genomic interval from Paenibacillus sp. FSL H8-0332 contains the following:
- a CDS encoding VanW family protein, whose amino-acid sequence is MKKIHAALIAGFGLMLAGSLAAGGLHLYGTQPTLPANTAIAGWEVGGMNIAEVKAGMDSRLQALEATPLVMKAKNNAGLQVTLKQAGVTYEAGNFLQALKTLTDGTLMERVQARRSWSGSWNMEIQLQTAQLKSLLNPEWEKASFGVPVDAVRRITGDDQVVYTPGTSSYEVDWQALELAMQAAVPTRLAADGTLQDKQIQLEVPLAVKQPKITLQALKDQGIDRKIVQFSTSLGASGPGRSFNVEAAAKAVNGTVLPPNAVFDYGKAIQKAQTEYGFREAPVIVNGKLQPGTGGGICQVSSTLYNAALRSGLEIVERRNHSLPVSYLPKGQDATFAEGYINFRFRNNTGKYLIIKSEVQGRTLTIKLFGTFPKNVNYSIESRTVEVLPPTDKYVSDASLPKGGTRVLLAGKTGYVVETYITRHVDGAAVERNLLSRDTYYAQKRIIAINRGGMSQSAQPESPRRQLVEDGVKGR
- a CDS encoding DL-endopeptidase inhibitor IseA family protein — protein: MNKKWMIGSLALSLGLVSAGGGALAASPVASIEGVRTVAASAPGKEGPATINNLTERSVVPLVVHAKKLYTYASRGGNVFSPELFTYKAQEYRYLSSDLGSKQQLMSYIKKGFTHNAAAFYAQTQFLEHEGRMAQVNADLGNSLDFSRATARMVSKTAQAAVFELTVPAEGPNGSSEVVTVKLKKVSGYWRIDMSPDTLF
- the pilO gene encoding type 4a pilus biogenesis protein PilO; translation: MEQINKYRSAIVLALLVLFLILFGFYMFAIRPVKNDIAMQDNEFSLLEQEKGILTNKINELKSEEQGTDSSEDTLLAGIPQGDDSEALILALQRIGTSSHARLKDIGFSQTESNEISPWTGIIPEAAGSLREIKMAAIVQGSYAEIKEWLKQLHDLPRILAVDSFSFQQPYEFPTRMKPGSILTANVSFTAYFEATVPKSSN
- the pilM gene encoding pilus assembly protein PilM, which produces MIGLRHRAAGISIEQTGIRYISFKANKQIHKKRFIPLLPGMIVENQIADREALLDRLKQWVKQKGMRGSAVDVSIPPSQMIVRKMMIPSTGEKQIEQLVKLEVETGLHLPFENPVYDYVITEQDESQSQLIIFAAPRKVVQDYVDVLEDAGLRVRTVEVTATALARSIVAGYGHEFSETMLIHLEQSLLDIYMFRSGHPVFMRTIDLIDLSQEKHVNLQENIPFLAAAEIAATAQEHLTTEQVVEITAEISRMLSFYQYSLHDGSTRISEILITGSPEMRVQLQEELQAALQEMAIAPIAVNQFSQGAKPDSTLNDYRTAAGAALRDSKIRSINLLPREDRETIIFPYIAISLAAIWILGLVGSGVLYASVQGEYAERGEQILAYQDQNAMLQTELAGLNGRNSSGGGLDRAVIIEAMSASRVDAAAVLDELEASLPYGGVIRDIKYSYHSEIILSVNFTAMEHSTVYLTALRQMSFSKGASIQKLTEGTENSGNSVAKYTAAFRVNMAPVVEQSAQAQSPSEGGEDSSGAN